The genomic segment AAAGTTAAATGTTCCTCACGTCTTAAGAATTGCTTCTGCCCATAAAGTTCCATTAAAGGTCTTAGAAATTATTAAAACTCACGAAAAAGAAGAAGCGGTTTTTATTACGGTTGCAGGACGCAGCAACGCCTTAAGCGGATTTGTCGATGCCCATACGAGTCTTCCTGTTCTTGCCTGCCCTCCCTACAGTGAAAAATTTTCAGGGGGAGACATTTTTTCGAGCCTTCGAATGCCTTCAGGCGTTTGTCCGATGTTTGTTCTAGAGCCTGAAGAAGCTGCTTTGGCAGCTGTGAAAATTTTGGCCATGGGAAATCCCTCATTAAAAACGAAGCTTCAAAAATATCAAGAAGAGAAGAAAAAAACTTTAGAGAAAGACGATGAGGAGGTTCGACGTGGGAAGCGTTAAAGATTTAAATATTTTGAGTCAGCCCGAAGAACATGCCTTGGGCGTAGGTTCCTTTCGTTTTTCAGATCGATATTCTGTTTTTGATTGGGGAGAAATGCCGGATCACATTGAAGGAAAAGGGAAGGCCCTGTGCATTTTAAGCGCTTATTTTTTTGAGAAGCTGGAAAAAATGGGGCTTAAAACCCATTACCTTGGGCTTATCGCAAATGGTCAGGTGACACGGTTATCAGAATTGAAAGAATCTATCGATACTCTTCAAGTTCGTTTGGTTCGTATTCTACGCCCCTCACTAGAAAATGGCGTTTTTAATTATTCTCTCTATCAGAAAGAGAAGGGGAATTTTCTTATTCCTTTGGAGGTTATTTATCGCAATGCTCTTCCTGAGGGAGCTAGTGTTTTTAAGCGATTAAAAGAAGGAAGCCTCACGCTTCACGAAATGGGATTAGATAAAATGCCCATTCCAGGCGAGAGGCTTCAAAAACCCATGCTGGATGTTTCGACGAAATTAGAAACCATTGACCGTTATCTTTCTTGGAATGAGGCTCGTACCTTAGCCAATTTAAAAACGGGAGAATTTGTTGCCTTAAAAGAAGCAACCCTTGCGATTAACCAACTCATTACCCAAGAGGTTGAACGGGTCGGTTTAGTTCATGAGGATGGGAAGGTTGAATTTGCCTTTGATGAACATCGAAATTTGATGCTGGTCGATGTTTTGGGAACCCCAGATGAATGCCGGTTTACATTTGAAGGAATGCCTGTCAGTAAAGAGATTGCACGCGTTTATTATCGCAAAACCCCCTGGTTTACGGAAGTTGAGGAAGCAAAGAAAAAGGATCGAATTCGCTGGAAGGAAAAAGTAAAAAATAGACCGGAACCTCTTCCAGAAGAATTCTTGAAATTGATTTCGCTTCTTTATCAAGCCTGTTCAAATGAGATCACGCAAAGAATTTGGTTTAAAACTCCGCCGCTTAAGGAAATTCTTTTGGGAATTCGTTCTTTTCAAGCTCTTACCATTTAAATAACATGCGTAGCGAAATTCGATCTCTTCCAAAGGGTTTCCTAGAAAGATTACAGCGTATTTTCCCGCCTTCTAAATGGGATACCCTGGCCAACACCTTTGCTGAAAAACGTCCCACAACCTTTCGTGTCAACCCGCTAAAATCATCCGCTTCCATTGTTCTAGAAAAATTATTGGCTCAAGGGTTTCGGGTCCAGAAAGTTTCATGGTATCCGGATGCACTGATTCTTCAGGGAGATTCTTTACGCGAGCTTCAGAAAACGGAAATGTATGAAAAGGGAGAAATTTATGTTCAAAGCCTTACGAGTATGATTCCCCCTTTGGTTTTAGACCCGCAACCCGGTGAAATGATTCTGGATTTAACAGCAGCTCCTGGCAGTAAGACGACCCAAATGGCGTCCTTGATGAAGAACGAAGGAAAGATTGTTGCCAATGACAACAACAAAATCCGATTTTACCGGCTTAAAGCCAATGTTGAAATGCAAGGGGTAAAAAACGTAGAACTTTCTTTGAGGTATGGAGAAGCCTTTGGACGAGAATATCCAAATTATTTTGATCGTGTGCTGGTCGACGCTCCTTGCAGTGCCGAGGGGCGTTTTGACGTTCATGATTCGGCAAGCTTCGGATACTGGAAACCCTCCAAAGTCCATGAAATGGCCCGTAAGCAAAAGAAACTCCTTTTCTCAGGAATTTTAGCTCTAAAACCCGGCGGCGTTTTAGTTTATTCTACTTGCACCTTTGCTCCCGAGGAAAATGAAGGGGTTTTGAACGAGGCACTTGAAGCATTTAAAGACAAAATCGAAATCGAGCCCCTCTCATTGAATATTCCCAATGTAATGAATGGTTTAAAAACCTGGGAAGAAAAAACATTCCACCCATCAGTGACACGCTCTCAACGAATCCTTCCCAATAACCAAATGGAAGGTTTTTTTGTAGCAAAGATGAGGAAGAGGAAAAAATTTCCCTTCCCTTAAGGGAGTCAAATTTGATAGAGTGTCTCCCAATCTCACAGAAGGGGGGGTGAGAATTTAGAAACGAGCATTAAATGAAAACATCACAAGTGCGTGGTGTTATTTTAAGAATCATTACATTAAGAAAGGAGATTTACAAAATGAAAAGGATATTTTTGGCATTGCTTGTTTTGGTTACAGGCCTTGTCACTACACGGTTTGCTCAGGCTGATGGTGAGGAGATGGCTTGGACGCTTCATGGCTTATATGTTGAGCCGAACTTCCAGGCCTTTGTTCCCTTCAACGATAATTTGGACGTTGCTCCTTTCGTCGGGGGTAAAGTCGGTTATCAGTGGAATCAGTATGTTGCCGTTGAAGTAGATGCAGGATGGACCAATCCGGATCTTGATCAAGATGCGGGTGATGTCACTGTAGTTCCGCTTCTTTTCAATGCTCGTGTCAATCTTTGGCCCGGTGTTTACATGGTCGATCCATATCTTTTCGGCGGTATCGGTGTTAGTTTTAACGACATTGAAGTGGTCGGCGATGATGTGGACATCGATAATAGCTTTGCAGGTCAAATTGGAGGCGGTGTCGAGTATCATTTCAATGAAAATGTGTCTGGGTATTTGGATATGCGTTTTTATTTTTCTGATCCAGATCTTTCTACCAGCGTTCTTGGAGAATCAGATGTTGATTTAAATTCTTTCCTCGTCGGTGGTGGTGTTGTTTGGAGATTCTAGTAGGTTTGATTTAAAAAAGCCCCGGGGTCAATCCCGGGGCTTTTTTTTTGTAAAAATACGAGTTTAAAATAAAAAATAAGGTGTACAAAAGAATTTTCTTGGTTTATCTAAAGGAAAGCTGATACTATTTTTGCTAAACGAGGATGCACTTCGGAGAATTTTTGTGAACCGAGTGCTTTTTTTATCTAATTGTAGAACCAGTAATATTTTTTACGAAATCCTGAAGAAGGATTTCGCTCTACTTTATTCCTGCCCAAACAATCTTCATCTCAAAGGATGCAACCATGACGGATGACGTTCTTTTGAAGATGGATTATGCCGAGAGCGTGATTGAACATGCCTCTACGGGGGTTATTA from the Chlamydiota bacterium genome contains:
- a CDS encoding porin family protein → MKTSQVRGVILRIITLRKEIYKMKRIFLALLVLVTGLVTTRFAQADGEEMAWTLHGLYVEPNFQAFVPFNDNLDVAPFVGGKVGYQWNQYVAVEVDAGWTNPDLDQDAGDVTVVPLLFNARVNLWPGVYMVDPYLFGGIGVSFNDIEVVGDDVDIDNSFAGQIGGGVEYHFNENVSGYLDMRFYFSDPDLSTSVLGESDVDLNSFLVGGGVVWRF
- the purC gene encoding phosphoribosylaminoimidazolesuccinocarboxamide synthase, whose amino-acid sequence is MGSVKDLNILSQPEEHALGVGSFRFSDRYSVFDWGEMPDHIEGKGKALCILSAYFFEKLEKMGLKTHYLGLIANGQVTRLSELKESIDTLQVRLVRILRPSLENGVFNYSLYQKEKGNFLIPLEVIYRNALPEGASVFKRLKEGSLTLHEMGLDKMPIPGERLQKPMLDVSTKLETIDRYLSWNEARTLANLKTGEFVALKEATLAINQLITQEVERVGLVHEDGKVEFAFDEHRNLMLVDVLGTPDECRFTFEGMPVSKEIARVYYRKTPWFTEVEEAKKKDRIRWKEKVKNRPEPLPEEFLKLISLLYQACSNEITQRIWFKTPPLKEILLGIRSFQALTI
- a CDS encoding AIR carboxylase family protein; its protein translation is MGQVVILMASKGDLEHCEKMAKFLKKLNVPHVLRIASAHKVPLKVLEIIKTHEKEEAVFITVAGRSNALSGFVDAHTSLPVLACPPYSEKFSGGDIFSSLRMPSGVCPMFVLEPEEAALAAVKILAMGNPSLKTKLQKYQEEKKKTLEKDDEEVRRGKR
- a CDS encoding RsmB/NOP family class I SAM-dependent RNA methyltransferase; protein product: MRSEIRSLPKGFLERLQRIFPPSKWDTLANTFAEKRPTTFRVNPLKSSASIVLEKLLAQGFRVQKVSWYPDALILQGDSLRELQKTEMYEKGEIYVQSLTSMIPPLVLDPQPGEMILDLTAAPGSKTTQMASLMKNEGKIVANDNNKIRFYRLKANVEMQGVKNVELSLRYGEAFGREYPNYFDRVLVDAPCSAEGRFDVHDSASFGYWKPSKVHEMARKQKKLLFSGILALKPGGVLVYSTCTFAPEENEGVLNEALEAFKDKIEIEPLSLNIPNVMNGLKTWEEKTFHPSVTRSQRILPNNQMEGFFVAKMRKRKKFPFP